A section of the Malus sylvestris chromosome 17, drMalSylv7.2, whole genome shotgun sequence genome encodes:
- the LOC126609680 gene encoding F-box/kelch-repeat protein At3g06240-like: protein MSQVHESETPEDKVVEILSRLPPKSLMRFKCIRKSWCTLINSPSFVAKHLNNSVDNKRSSNTCILLNRSQMPVFPDNSWKYEVFWSMISLSIDSDEHNLYYDVEDLNIPFPMEDHHPVVIHGHCNGIVCVITGKNVVLCNPAIGEFRQLPDCLLLPLPNIKFQLETSFGGLGFGYDCKAKEYKVVRITENCEYSDAERTYYHRIDLPHTAQVYTTTANSWKEIKIDISSKSYLDSCPVYLKGFCYWIANDGEEFILSFDLGDEIFHRIQMPLGRESSLQFCNIFLYNESLACFCSLYGPSDNSRLFEIFEIWVMDDYHGVKSSWIKLLAIGPFKHNENPLTFWKSDEFLMATSDRRVTSYNSSTGNLKYLHIPPIMNEVIDLQALIYVESIVPVN, encoded by the coding sequence ATGTCCCAGGTGCATGAAAGTGAAACCCCTGAAGATAAGGTGGTCGAAATTTTGTCCAGGTTGCCACCCAAGTCTCTGATGCGATTCAAATGCATACGCAAGTCTTGGTGCACTCTCATCAATAGTCCAAGTTTTGTGGCCAAACACCTCAACAATTCCGTGGACAACAAACGCTCATCCAACACTTGTATCCTTCTCAACCGTTCTCAGATGCCCGTTTTCCCAGACAACAGTTGGAAATATGAAGTTTTTTGGTCCATGATTAGTCTTTCCATTGATAGTGATGAGCACAACCTTTATTATGATGTTGAGGACCTAAATATACCGTTTCCAATGGAAGACCATCATCCTGTAGTGATTCACGGTCATTGCAATGGGATTGTCTGTGTAATAACAGggaaaaatgttgttttatgcAATCCTGCAATTGGGGAATTCAGGCAACTTCCCGATTGCCTCCTTCTACCCCTTCCCAACATAAAATTCCAATTGGAGACGAGCTTTGGAGGATTGGGATTCGGCTATGATTGCAAAGCTAAAGAATACAAGGTTGTGCGAATTACAGAAAATTGTGAGTATTCAGATGCTGAACGAACATATTACCATCGTATTGATCTTCCTCATACGGCTCAGGTATACACCACGACTGCTAACTCTTGGAAGGAGATCAAGATTGATATATCAAGTAAAAGCTATCTTGATTCTTGTCCAGTGTACTTGAAGGGATTTTGTTATTGGATTGCAAATGATGGCGAGgaattcatactttcatttgaTTTAGGTGATGAGATATTTCATAGAATACAAATGCCTCTTGGGAGAGAATCCAGTTTGCAGTTTTGTAATATTTTTCTGTATAATGAATCCCTTGCTTGTTTTTGCTCTCTTTACGGTCCAAGTGACAATTCTAGAttatttgaaatatttgaaaTATGGGTAATGGATGACTATCACGGAGTTAAGAGTTCATGGATAAAACTCCTAGCCATTGGACCCTTTAAACACAATGAGAATCCATTGACATTTTGGAAAAGTGACGAGTTTCTTATGGCTACCTCAGATAGAAGAGTCACCTCTTATAATTCGAGTACCGGAAACCTCAAGTATCTTCATATTCCTCCTATTATGAATGAGGTTATAGATTTACAAGCTCTTATTTATGTGGAAAGTATTGTTCCAGTC